The window GGAAGGAGTTTCTTATGATACCTGGTGTATATCGCTAGAAGAAGCCGAAAGTTATCTACGCCAACTTGATCAATTTGTGGAAGAGATAGAATACGCTCGGCACGAGTTTCGCAGTCGGCTTGACCGTTACCAACGTGAGACAACCCCAGAGACACGGGTAGACCTTCAAAGTTCAATTGCGTATTTTGAGAAGCATATTCGTCCACTCGTCATTCAACAGCGAGTTCCAGAACGACATTTTGTAACCCCTGCCGATACACTTGAGTTTGGAATTGACGAAAGTGGAAGGGATATGAATTTCGTCAACTCTTTCATGGCCTTGACTACCTAAATAAGATATTTGTCCTCCGTGTCAAACTTTTAAGAGAAGCACCCGATTTACGTTTGACCCGCGAGATGACACGTTCTCAGGTCTATCGCTATGCTCTCCTATACTACTATTTGGCTCCGTACGAAGAACTCCGTGTAAAGTCGGTGCAATTTGCTTCGCCGGGTTCTATTAGTCTGGAAGGTTTGGGTGACGCTATTCGTGAGTTAAAAGACCTTTTTCACTATATCGTTACATTCCAATTCGTAAAAGATTTCGTTGATTTGTACGACCACTTCAAGTACGACAGACCAATTGAGCGGGCAGAGAAGCGAATGAAATTAAAGGAATTGGTCCGCCGTGAGCAATCTCAAGAACGCAGTTTTGCGATGCAAGAGTTGGGAGAGTACAAAGAGTTTCTTGAGAAGATGAATCAGATTGCCGACCTTACCATTGAACTCGACAAAAAAGGACTTGCTCGCGGTGTACTGGTTGAAGAAATAGCAATCAAGTCAATCTCTATGCTTCATCGGCTAGGATTTGATGAACAGAAAATCAGATTTGGTTTACGCCAACAGTAAGTATTATGTATGGTTGCCTTTTATGAGTATTACTTTTCCAAACAAAGACAGGGGCTAACCAAGAAAGAAGGCAAAGGGGGCAGGTCTCAACTTTTAACAAGGTTAACTTCTTTGATATATTTAACCGTAATAATCAAAAGTCAAAGAATGGGGGGGCAAATTTTCGATTTGACAAAATGGTGATAGTCTGGTATAATTTGATTAGAAGATGAGGGCGATTCTTCTTAATCAGTATATATGCAAAAGGGTGTAATTGGTAAATGTATACAGTACTTCGAACAAAAGAATTTGATGAGTGGCTTACCAAATTGCGCGATGCAAAAGGGAAAGCCCGAATACTGGCGCGTATCCGATCCGCAGAATTAGGAAATTTAGGTGATGTTGAGCCTGTAGGTGAAGATGTCAGTGAAATGCGAATTCACTATGGTCCTGGATATAGAGTGTACTTTAAAAAGAAAGGTACATTGCTGATTATTCTCCTATTAGGTGGCGATAAATCGTCTCAGACTCGAGACATTAAAAAGGCTAAAACTCTTGCCTCAATGCTCAAGGAGTAAAATGATGAAAACGTTAACAAAATTTGATGCAGCAGATTATCTCGATAACGAAGAAACCATTGCTGAGTATCTAACAGCTGCCATGGAAGATGAAAATCCTGATGTATTTTTGATGGCGATAGCCGATGTTGCAAAAGCGCGTGGTATAGCAGCAATCGCTAAAAGCACAGGGTTGGATCGGGAAAGTTTGTATAAAGCTCTTGCTCCTGGTGCAAAACCTCGATATGACACAATCATAAAAGTTTTGCACGGATTGGGTGTGAAAGTTACGGTGATGGCTTAACTTTCAGGTTGGGCTAACCAGTCGTTGCAGTGGACGGCGGGGGCTAACTGCTTTTCAAAAGTTTGTGGTTTATTAAACTTTTGTCTTGCTTACAAAGTTTAGTAGCAATCCTCCCCGCCGCCGCTGAACTCAATCGTTAGGTGGCAAAAATTAAGTTAATATAAAAGGGGAACAATCTATGGCTGTTCATATTCATCCTCATGCTCAAGAGAGGAT of the bacterium genome contains:
- a CDS encoding addiction module antidote protein, producing the protein MMKTLTKFDAADYLDNEETIAEYLTAAMEDENPDVFLMAIADVAKARGIAAIAKSTGLDRESLYKALAPGAKPRYDTIIKVLHGLGVKVTVMA
- a CDS encoding type II toxin-antitoxin system RelE/ParE family toxin; protein product: MYTVLRTKEFDEWLTKLRDAKGKARILARIRSAELGNLGDVEPVGEDVSEMRIHYGPGYRVYFKKKGTLLIILLLGGDKSSQTRDIKKAKTLASMLKE